One segment of Brassica napus cultivar Da-Ae chromosome C3, Da-Ae, whole genome shotgun sequence DNA contains the following:
- the LOC106347542 gene encoding fasciclin-like arabinogalactan protein 4, with the protein MATVNFISHLASPASVYLLFLLSTTAAAINVTTVLSSFPNLSSFSNLLVSSGIASELSGRNSLTLLAVPNSHFSSASVDFTRRLSPPKLADLLRFNVLLQFLSDSDLRRISPSGSAVTTLYEASGHVFAGSGSVNVTRDPASGSVTIGSPSSSKSVTVLKLLETKPPNITVLSVDSFLVPAGIDLTASETLIPPTSGMSPPPAGINLTQILINGHNFNVALSLLVASGVITELENDDHGAGITVFVPTDSAFSDLPENENLQSLPADKKAIVLKFHVLNSYYTLGSLESITNPVNPTLATELMGAGSYTLNISRVNESIVTINSGLVLAVVTQTAFDQNPVSVFGVSKVLLPKELFPKPGQPVSTPATTTPPREVSLSPEGSDDQQSRLVAPPGEVVSSSTVKRTRVFLYLCWCIAFWCALLV; encoded by the coding sequence ATGGCGACCGTGAATTTCATTTCCCATCTCGCCTCTCCTGCATCCGTCTATTTACTATTCCTACTCTCCACCACCGCCGCCGCCATCAACGTCACCACCGTCCTATCCTCTTTCCCCAATCTATCTTCCTTCTCGAACCTCCTTGTCTCCTCCGGCATCGCCTCCGAACTCTCCGGCAGAAACTCACTCACTCTCCTCGCCGTGCCCAATTCTCACTTCTCCTCCGCCTCCGTCGACTTCACGCGCCGCCTATCTCCTCCTAAACTCGCAGATCTCCTCCGTTTCaatgtcttgctccagttcctCTCCGATTCTGATCTCCGTCGTATCTCACCCTCTGGATCTGCAGTTACTACCCTTTACGAAGCTTCCGGCCATGTCTTCGCCGGATCTGGATCCGTTAATGTCACACGTGACCCGGCTTCTGGCTCCGTCACTATCGGATCCCCTAGCTCATCAAAGTCAGTCACCGTTTTAAAGCTCCTCGAAACCAAACCTCCAAACATAACTGTTCTCTCAGTCGACTCCTTCCTCGTCCCCGCCGGAATCGATCTCACCGCCTCCGAGACTCTCATTCCGCCGACTTCGGGAATGTCTCCTCCTCCGGCGGGAATCAATTTGACTCAGATTCTAATCAACGGTCACAACTTCAACGTTGCTCTCTCCCTCCTCGTCGCTTCCGGGGTCATAACTGAATTAGAAAACGACGATCATGGCGCCGGAATCACCGTCTTTGTCCCCACCGATTCCGCTTTCTCCGATCTCCCTGAAAACGAGAACCTCCAGTCGTTGCCGGCGGATAAAAAAGCCATCGTGCTCAAATTCCATGTCCTCAATTCGTATTACACACTCGGTTCGCTCGAATCTATAACCAATCCGGTTAACCCGACATTAGCTACTGAGCTAATGGGAGCCGGTTCCTACACTCTCAACATTTCCCGGGTTAATGAATCGATCGTTACGATCAATTCGGGTTTGGTTTTAGCTGTTGTGACTCAAACGGCTTTTGATCAGAACCCTGTTTCTGTTTTTGGAGTATCCAAAGTGCTTTTGCCTAAGGAGCTGTTTCCAAAACCGGGCCAACCCGTGAGTACTCCTGCCACAACAACTCCTCCACGTGAAGTTTCGTTGTCCCCAGAGGGTTCCGATGATCAGCAGTCGCGATTAGTAGCGCCTCCGGGTGAGGTAGTTTCCTCCAGCACGGTAAAAAGGACTCGGGTTTTCTTGTACTTGTGTTGGTGTATAGCATTTTGGTGTGCTTTGCTGGTATGA
- the LOC125583168 gene encoding uncharacterized protein LOC125583168, translating into MGQMHCISLNPAKCRYAVESGEFLSYLVTYRGIEVNPKQIGALIDMASPKNKREVQRLTGRVTTLNRFISRSTDKCLPFYDILRGNKKFEWNGFQQLKHYLATPPVLAKPVEGEPLFSYIVVSATAVSSVLIIEKSGEHEPIFYLSKTLLDAESQYPLMEKLAYAVVTSARKLRPYFQSHTIVILTTFPLRTILHSPSQSGRLAKWAVELSEYDIECRPRTSAKSQVLSDFLVELPTGTMTNKEPNSTWVLHVDRSSSKQGSGIKIRLKSPTNEILEQSFRLEFHASNKEDEYEALIAGLPLAHKLKIRNIHAYYDSQLVVNFDCIALTRIPRSENVQADALAALASSSDPGLKRVIPVEFIEHPSIGPPIVINLIGDQDDDVEEIAVQLEERSEQSDYGCDTPWLETIRAYIIDGKLPPEKWAARKIRTQAARYVTVDGEIYKWKFFGPLMKCLEGEKAKKVMEEVHSGSCGNNSGGRHRVPYEIATDNRSQFISTRFEAFCEKWKIPLNKSTPRYPQCNGQAETINKTVLDEYKKCLDAKKGRWGEELEGVLWSHRTTPRRATGETHFALVYGTECLIPAEVKFPRVRRRLLPEREELNNAMLLYNLDLINENQDQALIRIQNYQHAAAKYYNSNVRNL; encoded by the exons atgggtcaaatgcATTGTATATCACTTAACCCGGCGAAATGCAGATACGCCGTGgaatcaggggaattcctcagTTACCTGGTTACATACCGCGGTATCGAAgttaatccaaaacagatcggTGCATTGATCGACATGGCTTCACCCAAAAACAAGCGGGAAGTACAGAGATTAACCGGGAGAGTCACAACACTTAATCGATTCATCTCGCGATCAACGGACAAATGCTTACCTTTCTACGATATCCTACGGGGGAACAAAAAATTCGAGTGGAACGGTTTTCAACAGCTGAAACATTACTTAGCCACTCCTCCGGTTCTCGCAAAACCTGTCGAAGGAGAACCCTTGTTCTCATATATCGTAGTATCGGCAACGGCTGTAAGCAGCGTCCTGATCATAGAGAAGAGCGGTGAACATGAACCTATTTTCTACCTAAGCAAAACTTTGCTAGACGCTGAATCACAGTATccgctaatggaaaaattagcataCGCAGTCGTAACATCGGCACGAAAGCTCCGACCGTATTTCCAATCTCATACgatcgtcatcctcacgaccTTCCCTCTGCGGACGATTTTGCATAGTCCAAGCCAGTCGGGAAGACTAGCCAAATGGGCAGTCGAGTTAAGTGAGTATGATATAGAATGCCGACCAAGAACGAGTGCAAAATCCCAAGTACTCTCAGACTTTTTGGTAGAGCTACCGACGGGAACCATGACTAACAAAGAACCAAATTCAACATGGGTCCTTCACGTCGACAGATCGTCATCTAAGCAAGGATCGGGCATCAAAATTCGCCTCAAATCACCGACCAATGAAATCCTAGAACAATCGTTTAGGCTAGAATTCCACGCGTCCAACAAAGAGGATGAGTACGAAGCGCTCATTGCAGGGCTACCATTAGCTCACAAATTGAAGATACGCAACATCCACGCCTACTATGATTCTCAGCTAGTCGTAA ATTTCGACTGTATCGCTCTCACGCGAATTCCCCGCTCCGAAAACGTCCAAGCCGATGCTCTCGCGGCCCTGGCGTCAAGTTCAGACCCAGGTCTTAAAAGAGTGATTCCGGTCGAATTCATCGAGCACCCGAGtatcggaccaccaatcgttATCAACCTCATCGGGGATCAAGACGACGATGTGGAGGAGATAGCGGTACAGCTAGAAGAGAGATCGGAACAATCCGACTACGGCTGTGATACGCCGTGGCTGGAAACGATTCGAGCCTACATCATCGACGGAAAATTACCCCCcgaaaaatgggcagcccgcaaaATCCGAACCCAAGCCGCGCGTTACGTGACGGTCGACGGGGAAATTTACAAGTGGAAATTTTTCGGACCGCTCATGAAGTGtttggaaggagaaaaggcgaaAAAAGTCATGGAAGAAGTCCATTCTGGATCCTGCGGAAACAATTCCGGTGGAAG ACATAGAGTTCCTTACGAGATCGCAACTGACAACAGATCACAGTTCATCTCCACCCGGTTCGAAGCATTTTgtgaaaaatggaagataccaTTAAACAaatcaactcccagatatccacAATGCAACGGTCAAGCCGAGACAATCAATAAGACCGTTCTAGACGAATATAAGAAATGCCTAGACGCTAAAAAAGGCAGGTGGGGGGaggaactcgagggagtcctctggtcacATCGCACGACCCCAAgacgagcaacgggagaaacgcATTTTGCCCTCGTGTACGGGACAGAATGCCTGATTCCCGCGGAAGTCAAATTTCCCAGGGTCCGAAGAAGATTACTGCCTGAACGAGAAGAGCTCAACAACGCCATGCTCCTATACAATCTCGACCTCATCAACGAAAACCAAGATcaagcgctcatccgaattcaaaatTATCAACACGCAGCAGCAAAATACTATAACTCCAACGTTCGAAATCTCTGA